A single window of Plectropomus leopardus isolate mb unplaced genomic scaffold, YSFRI_Pleo_2.0 unplaced_scaffold27754, whole genome shotgun sequence DNA harbors:
- the LOC121937884 gene encoding ATP-dependent translocase ABCB1-like: MVHGVLLPLMCIVFGDMTDSFIKDSAMHNNISHHNMPNIHVNSTLQSDMTRFAIYYSIMGFVVLVAAYGQVAFWSLSAARQATRIRKLFFHRIMQQDIGWFDVVETGELNTRLTEWVADKLHFICRSIIVKKSCN, from the exons ATGGTCCACGGTGTGTTGCTCCCTCTCATGTGTATCGTGTTTGGGGACATGACAGACAGCTTTATAAAGGACTCTGCAATGCATAACAACATCAGCCACCACA ATATGCCCAACATACATGTAAACAGCACCTTACAGTCTGATATGACGAG gttTGCCATCTACTACTCCATCATGGGTTTCGTGGTGCTGGTGGCAGCCTACGGGCAGGTGGCCTTCTGGAGCCTGTCAGCCGCCCGGCAAGCCACACGCATCCGCAAGTTGTTTTTCCACCGCATCATGCAGCAGGACATTGGCTGGTTCGATGTCGTCGAGACGGGAGAGCTCAACACGCGTCTCACAGAGTGGGTGGCAGACAAACTCCATTTCATATGCAGGAGTATTATTGTAAAGAAGAGCTGCAACTAA